A region of Colletotrichum destructivum chromosome 11, complete sequence DNA encodes the following proteins:
- a CDS encoding Putative P-loop containing nucleoside triphosphate hydrolase, with protein sequence MVSQAPARASLRISLVVEDAQNAFSNNQTPAPVYFYCSRNPAEPGRSDPSQIAASIARQLSAPVAGGPLLDDAVRAYQQREENGFASGPLRLEESKDLIIKLLDRYKDATATIVIDALDECAEASRGRLLELLEDLLETSPFR encoded by the exons ATGGTATCCCAGGCTCCGGCAAGAGCAAGCTTACGTAT TTCACTTGTTGTTGAAGACGCGCAAAATGCATTCTCGAACAACCAAACTCCAGCCCCGGTGTATTTTTACTGTTCCCGTAACCCAGCCGAGCCTGGGCGCTCCGATCCCTCCCAGATAGCAGCCAGCATTGCCAGACAGCTCTCTGCCCCTGTTGCCGGAGGGCCGCTTCTCGATGACGCCGTCAGGGCTTACCAACAACGAGAAGAAAACGGGTTCGCGTCTGGGCCGCTTCGCCTTGAAGAAAGCAAGGACCTGATCATCAAACTGCTTGATCGATACAAAGACGCGACGGCAACTATTGTtatcgacgccctcgacgaatGCGCCGAAGCAAGTCGCGGTCGTCTCTTGGAACTGCTGGAGGATCTTCTGGAGACATCTCCAT TTAGATAA
- a CDS encoding Putative quinoprotein alcohol dehydrogenase-like superfamily gives MSNAAQTINASGNAEVHVGNRTYLQSTENHVLADLRVTNPRHDKKRIQDTKGGLLKDSYVWVLDNPDFCQWRDDQDQRLLWVKGDPGKGKTMLLCGIIDELEATRAQRTLLSYFFCQATDERLNTATAVLRGLIFMLLDQDPSLVSHMKKKYDVAGKALFEDTNAWQAMSEIFTSMLHDSKPKGVCLLVDALDECSTGLEQLLVLIAETSQSTSAKWLVSSRNWPQIEERLRTVAQRLSLEVNAKSVSTAVDSYITFKTSQLSQLKGYRDDTASEVRQYLASNADGTFLWVALVCQELEKTPRWKALQKIKTFPLGLDAFYERMVQQIRAAEDAELCGHILALVATTYRPPSLAECTTLIEECRDLADDHKSLQEIISLCGSFLTIREDTVYFVHQSAKDFLLNKEYTAFDQILPSGIAHQHHVIFSRSLDVLSSTLRRDIYELCSPGVPLEDALPPDPNPLSPLKYSCTHWVDHLEHSNPVESPAHGDVQDNARVHAFLKRHYLHWLEAQSLLQGMPQGVVAMQKLETLVAGTGGPQLTEIVRDALRFILSYKQCVESFPLQLYTAALLFSPTRSVVRRLFQAEAPAWITVLSEIDSDWNACLQTLEGHGDEVNSVAFSPDGRQLASASLDSTVKLWDAATGQCQQTLEGHSGSVMSVAFSLDGRQLASGSWDKTVKLWDAATGQCQQTLEGHREWVRSVAFSPDGRQLASASDDETVKLWDAATGQCQQTLEGHGGTVRSVAFSPDGRQLASASRDSTVKLWDAATGQCQRTLKGHRRTVWSVAFSPDGRQLASASLDSTVKLWDAATGQCQQTLEGHSGPVWSVAFSPDGRRLASASRDKTVKLWDAATGQCQQTLEGHSDWVRSVAFSPDGRQLASASRDKTVKVWDAATGQCQQTLEGHSSLENVFEVTIQKPSQGPDGRHHVLSQHGVWIANNSHNILWVPPEYRAECDAVKGSRIALGCRSGRVLLVQFALESQQL, from the exons ATGTCAAATGCAGCCCAAACCATAAACGCCAGCGGCAACGCGGAAGTCCATGTCGGAAACAGGACCTATCTCCAATCGACCGAAAACCACGTCCTGGCCGACCTACGTGTTACCAACCCGCGCCACGACAAGAAGCGCATCCAGGACACCAAGGGCGGTCTGCTCAAGGACTCCTACGTCTGGGTGCTCGACAACCCCGACTTCTGCCAATGGCGCGACGACCAGGACCAGCGACTGCTTTGGGTCAAGGGCGACCCGGGCAAGGGAAAGACCATGCTCCTCTgcggcatcatcgacgagctggaagCAACACGCGCTCAGAGGACGCTCTTGTCCTACTTCTTCTGCCAAGCCACCGACGAGCGACTCAACACCGCGACAGCCGTACTGCGCGGCTTGATCTTCATGCTCCTCGACCAAGACCCGTCCCTCGTTTCGCAtatgaagaagaagtacgaTGTAGCCGGGAAGGCGCTTTTCGAGGACACGAATGCATGGCAGGCGATGTCGGAGATCTTCACGAGCATGCTCCACGACTCGAAGCCGAAGGGCGTCTGCCTCCTTGTCGATGCACTAGACGAGTGCTCAACGGGCCTTGAACAGCTACTCGTCCTGATTGCAGAAACATCGCAATCGACCAGTGCGAAATGGCTCGTCTCAAGCCGCAACTGGCCGCAGATCGAAGAACGGCTACGCACGGTAGCGCAGAGGCTATCCCTTGAGGTCAATGCGAAGTCGGTCTCAACAGCTGTAGACAGCTACATTACGTTCAAGACATCACAACTTAGCCAACTAAAAGGCTACCGAGATGATACCGCCAGCGAAGTACGTCAGTATCTAGCATCTAATGCGGACGGCACATTTCTCTGGGTCGCATTAGTTTGCCAAGAACTTGAGAAGACACCTCGTTGGAAGGCCTTACAGAAGATCAAGACCTTCCCACTTGGACTTGATGCTTTCTATGAACGGATGGTGCAACAAATCCGTGCAGCAGAGGACGCCGAGCTCTGTGGGCATATCCTTGCTCTTGTGGCGACGACGTATCGCCCACCTTCGCTCGCCGAGTGCACCACACTTATCGAAGAGTGTCGTGATCTGGCGGACGATCACAAGTCCCTTCAGGAGATTATCAGCCTCTGCGGCTCCTTTCTCACCATTCGCGAGGACACAGTCTACTTTGTGCACCAGTCAGCCAAGGATTTCCTGCTGAACAAGGAATACACGGCGTTCGACCAGATCTTGCCTTCTGGCATCGCGCACCAGCACCATGTCATCTTCTCAAGGTCTCTAGACGTGTTATCCAGCACGCTCAGACGCGACATCTATGAGCTGTGCTCCCCTGGAGTCCCTCTAGAGGATGCATTACCACCTGACCCTAATCCTTTATCCCCTCTGAAGTACTCCTGTACACACTGGGTTGACCACCTTGAGCACTCAAATCCGGTAGAAAGCCCAGCGCACGGTGATGTGCAAGACAACGCCAGGGTCCACGCTTTCCTCAAAAGGCACTATCTCCACTGGCTAGAGGCTCAGAGTCTTTTACAAGGCATGCCACAAGGAGTGGTAGCAATGCAAAAACTGGAAACGTTAGTT GCAGGCACAGGAGGACCACAACTTACAGAAATCGTCCGAGATGCCCTTCGGTTTATCTTGTCTTACAAACAGTGTGTCGAAAGCTTTCCGCTGCAACTTTACACAGCTGCTCTTCTGTTTAGCCCTACCCGCAGCGTAGTGAGACGACTTTTCCAAGCAGAAGCACCAGCCTGGATTACTGTACTTTCAGAGATAGACTCAGACTGGAACGCATGTCTGCAGACGCTGGAGGGtcacggcgacgaggtcaactcggtggccttctcgccggatgggcgccagctcGCATCGGCCTCCCTCGACAgcaccgtcaagctctgggacgcggccacaggccagtgccagcagacgctggagggccatAGCGGCTCGGTCAtgtcggtggccttctcgctggatgggcgccagcttGCATCGGGCTCCTGGGACaagaccgtcaagctctgggacgcggccacgggccagtgccagcagacgctggagggccacaGAGAATGGGTCAggtcggtggccttctcgccggatgggcgccagcttGCATCGGcctccgacgacgagaccgtcaagctctgggacgcggccacgggccagtgccagcagacgctggagggccacGGCGGCACGGTCAggtcggtggccttctcgccggatgggcgccagctggCATCGGCCTCCCGGGACAgcaccgtcaagctctgggacgcggccacgggccagtgccagcgGACGCTAAAGGGCCACAGGAGAACGGTCTggtcggtggccttctcgccggatgggcgccagctggCATCAGCCTCCCTCGACAgcaccgtcaagctctgggacgcggccacaggccagtgccagcagacgctggagggccacaGCGGCCCGGTCTggtcggtggccttctcgccggatgggcgccGCCTCGCATCGGCTTCCCGCGACaagaccgtcaagctctgggacgcggccacgggccagtgccagcagacgctggagggccacaGCGACTGGGTCAggtcggtggccttctcgccggatgggcgccagctggcctcggcttcccgcgacaagaccgtcaaggtctgggacgcggccacgggccagtgccagcagacgctggagggccacaGCAGCTTGGAAAACGTGTTCGAGGTGACAATCCAGAAACCAAGCCAAGGTCCTGATGGTCGGCATCATGTGCTCTCACAGCACGGCGTATGGATTGCGAATAACTCTCATAATATCCTTTGGGTACCTCCGGAGTACCGAGCGGAGTGTGACGCGGTGAAAGGATCGAGAATAGCTCTTGGTTGTCGATCAGGCCGCGTACTGCTGGTGCAGTTTGCGTTAGAAAGTCAACAGCTGTAA
- a CDS encoding Putative het-s prion-forming domain, prion-inhibition and propagation, HeLo, which produces MAEVFGVVTGALSVAALFNNCVDCFEYIQLGRRFGRDYQRCQLKLDVARTRLSRWGEAVDVSKDATFSTNTPVEQPVQLAQSILEEIMDLFQAANKTSRRYEKTAKPEELDLYTEKDLTLVFGRLHDRLKGVAHRRQNDIGLAKKTAWALYDGREFERTIDRITGFVDDLEKLFPVEATCRRLAGIEIEDVEDEPTLAVLKEAAQDTDKALFDATAQKVQTISSRNFAKEVRGAGNADVQVGNQYSEEMFRGVAIAERTSNSTEVVDAKDTSRVQIGGRFGVRF; this is translated from the coding sequence ATGGCTGAAGTTTTCGGTGTTGTCACTGGTGCCTTGAGCGTTGCCGCCCTTTTCAACAACTGCGTGGATTGTTTCGAGTACATccagctgggccgccgtTTCGGGCGTGACTACCAGAGATGCCAACTCAAGCTGGACGTGGCCCGGACGCGCCTCAGCAGATGGGGCGAAGCGGTCGATGTCAGCAAGGATGCCACTTTTAGCACGAATACGCCCGTCGAGCAGCCAGTCCAGCTCGCACAGTCGATCCTAGAAGAGATCATGGACCTCTTCCAGGCAGCAAACAAAACGTCCCGTCGATACGAGAAGACCGCAAAGCCAGAGGAGCTGGACCTCTATACGGAGAAGGACCTGACGCTGGTCTTCGGCAGGCTCCACGATCGGCTAAAGGGTGTTGCGCATCGGAGGCAGAACGACATAGGcctggccaagaagacggcTTGGGCGCTGTATGACGGACGAGAATTCGAAAGGACCATCGACCGAATCACAGGCTTTGTCGACGATTTGGAGAAGCTGTTTCCTGTGGAGGCCACCTGCCGCCGGCTGGCAGGGATCGAAATtgaagatgtcgaggacgagccaACTTTGGCAGTGTTGAAGGAAGCGGCTCAGGATACCGACAAGGCATTGTTCGATGCTACTGCGCAGAAGGTACAGACGATCTCCAGTCGAAATTTCGCCAAGGAAGTCAGGGGAGCCGGCAATGCGGACGTCCAGGTTGGTAACCAATACAGCGAGGAGATGTTTCGTGGTGTTGCCATTGCGGAGCGGACGTCGAATTCGACAGAAGTAGTGGACGCGAAAGACACATCCAGGGTACAAATTGGAGGTCGGTTCGGTGTGCGGTTCTAG
- a CDS encoding Putative NACHT nucleoside triphosphatase, WD40/YVTN repeat-like-containing domain superfamily, producing the protein MSESYGTEVTNTVGSVTASGYARVHVGNYTGDTVIHNYNEPQRNRCLADLRLTDPRDEKTRIEDTKGGLLKGAYQWILDHEDFRRWRDDKQSRLLWIKGDAGKGKTMLLCGIIDDLSKSQGQSKPKFKNLWRPIRPQLLSFFLCQETSLNLNNATAVLRGLMYRLIDQQPPLIQHIEKAYEHIGKQLFEGDDAFYKLSRILASMLCDPLAKRCYLVVDALDECRRDQQQLLDFIMKSVSHYPAKWIVSSRNRLDIEPAMWLDDSRTRVSLELNEKHVTQALNTFINHRISKLPLLRSDTSTHKDVRREILSRAEGNFLWVDMVTRELQAVEPSRMLGILKEIPSGLMPFYDTMMAKVRNQSREHIQRCIQLLSMATVAYRPLTLQELGVLSKAHQNASREGDVRWLVDRCAAFLTIDQHGCVYLLHQSVKDYFTSSPNSILEASLAAIHHTMALQSIEEMQCTLRRNVYNLDYPGSQPPLGGPNPDPLASIRYSCLNWVNHLVDGTKNPQDFTDGGVVDRFLRSHLLHWLEALSLLRSLPNGILILSKLSALLQLNQEFFQLMKVTRDTLRFLRSHIVGIQDSPLQVYSSALVFSPRKSVVRELFYEEEPRWLSMKPAVESVAFSPDGRQLASASWDNTVKVWDAATGQCQQTLEGHSGTVKSVAFSADGRQLVSASDDKTVKLWDAATGQCQQTLEGHSRTVTSVAFSPDGRQLASASWDNTVKVWDAATGQCQRTLEGHSGWVRSVAFSPDGRQLASASYDKTVKLWDAATGQCQQTLEGHSSLENVFEARIRQPSSGPYNRHHVLSQHGAWIKNRSHNILWLPPDYRAACHAVEGSRIAIGLTTKSLMLLLVLSVYLIPNA; encoded by the exons ATGAGCGAAAGCTATGGAACAGAAGTAACAAACACCGTCGGGAGCGTGACAGCCTCTGGCTACGCCCGAGTTCACGTGGGCAACTATACCGGCGACACCGTCATCCACAACTACAACGAACCTCAGCGCAACCGATGCCTCGCCGATCTGCGATTGACCGACCCTCGCGATGAAAAAACACGAATCGAAGATACTAAAGGCGGCCTCCTCAAGGGAGCATACCAATGGATCCTGGACCACGAGGACTtccgacgatggcgagatGACAAGCAAAGCCGGCTGCTCTGGATCAAGGGGGAtgccggcaagggcaagactATGCTGCTATGTGGCATTATCGATGACCTATCCAAGTCGCAGGGGCAGTCGAAGCCAAAGTTCAAGAACCTCTGGCGCCCTATCCGTCCACAACTACTGTCCTTTTTTCTCTGCCAAGAGACCAGTTTGAATCTCAATAACGCTACAGCTGTCCTACGAGGGCTGATGTACCGTTTGATTGACCAGCAGCCTCCCCTAATCCAGCACATTGAGAAAGCATACGAACATATAGGAAAACAGCTtttcgagggcgacgatgcaTTTTACAAACTCTCGAGGATCCTTGCCAGCATGCTCTGCGACCCGTTGGCAAAGAGATGCTACCTGGTGGTCGATGCTTTGGACGAGTGTAGGCGAGATCAGCAACAACTCCTCGACTTCATCATGAAGAGTGTGTCTCATTACCCTGCGAAATGGATTGTGTCGAGCCGAAACCGACTAGACATTGAACCGGCCATGTGGCTTGACGACTCCCGGACACGAGTTAGCCTTGAGTTGAACGAGAAACATGTCACTCAAGCACTCAACACATTTATCAACCACAGAATCTCAAAGCTCCCATTATTAAGAAGCGATACGTCAACACATAAAGATGTCCGCCGCGAAATTCTATCCAGAGCCGAGGGAAACTTCCTCTGGGTTGATATGGTTACTCGAGAACTCCAAGCAGTTGAGCCATCAAGGATGCTAGGCATCCTGAAGGAAATACCGTCGGGTTTGATGCCTTTTTACGACACGATGATGGCAAAGGTTCGCAATCAATCACGGGAGCACATTCAGCGTTGTATCCAGTTACTCTCGATGGCAACCGTTGCTTACCGACCACTTACCTTGCAAGAGCTCGGAGTTCTATCAAAAGCACATCAAAACGCATCTCGCGAAGGTGATGTTAGGTGGCTAGTTGACAGGTGCGCCGCTTTTCTCACAATTGACCAACATGGATGCGTATATCTTCTCCATCAGTCGGTCAAAGACTACTTTACATCCTCGCCTAATTCGATTCTGGAAGCCTCTCTCGCTGCCATTCATCACACGATGGCGTTGCAGTCAATAGAGGAGATGCAATGTACCTTACGACGGAACGTCTACAACTTGGATTATCCCGGGTCACAACCCCCATTAGGTGGCCCAAACCCAGATCCCCTCGCATCAATTCGGTACTCCTGCCTCAATTGGGTCAACCACCTTGTCGACGGGACTAAGAACCCTCAGGACTTCACTGACGGTGGGGTTGTTGATCGATTCCTGAGAAGCCATTTGCTTCACTGGCTAGAGGCTTTGAGTCTATTGAGAAGCCTGCCAAACGGGATTCTTATCTTATCAAAGCTTTCGGCTCTACTTCAA TTGAATCAAGAATTCTTTCAACTAATGAAAGTTACCCGGGATACATTGCGCTTCCTAAGATCCCACATCGTCGGTATTCAAGACAGTCCCCTTCAAGTCTACAGCTCAGCCCTTGTATTCAGCCCAAGAAAGAGTGTAGTCAGAGAACTCTTCTACGAAGAGGAACCAAGGTGGCTATCCATGAAGCCAGCA GTCGAGTCGGTGGCTttctcgccggatgggcgccagcttGCATCAGCCTCTTGGGACAACACCGTCAAggtctgggacgcggccaccggccagtgccagcagacgctggagggccacaGCGGCACGGTCAAgtcggtggccttctcggcggatgggcgccagctggTATCGGCctccgacgacaagaccgtcaagctctgggacgcggccacgggccagtgccagcagacgctggagggccacaGCAGAACGGTCAcgtcggtggccttctcgccggatgggcgccagctggCATCGGCCTCTTGGGACAACACCGTCAAggtctgggacgcggccaccggccagtgccagcggacgctggagggccatAGCGGCTGGGTCAggtcggtggccttctcgccggatgggcgccagctggCATCGGCCTCCTACGACaagaccgtcaagctctgggacgcggccacgggccagtgccagcagacgctggagggccacaGCAGCTTGGAAAACGTGTTTGAGGCAAGAATCCGGCAACCAAGTTCAGGGCCTTATAATCGGCATCATGTGCTCTCACAGCACGGCGCATGGATTAAGAATCGCTCTCACAACATACTTTGGTTACCTCCAGATTACCGAGCGGCTTGTCACGCGGTAGAAGGATCCAGAATAGCTATTGGAT TAACTACTAAGTCATTAATGCTACTCTTAGTGTTATCTGTATATCTTATTCCTAACGCGTGA